The genomic interval CGCCCAGCTTCTCCTTGAACCCCTTGGTCGATCGCTGCAGCTCCCGGTACGAGAACTGCACCGGCGCGCCGGACGCGTACTCCAGCAGCGCGTActgcgccgacgccgcgccgtaCTTGGGGCTGTGCCGGCAGAACACCCACCACAGCGCCCACTCGCACAGCACCAGCCCGGACACCGCGCCGAGCACCACCACCGCGACCACCCACCCGCGGACGCCCGACGCCCTGCCCGAcggcgacccgccgccgccgaggggcgGGTTGGGGATCCCCGGGAAGCAGACCTTGACGAACGACGTGCTGGGCAGCGCCGCGGACTGGTACCCGCTGACGAAGTTGGACACCTTGAGGAAGCAGAGGCCCGAGCCGTCGGAGAGCGCCGTGGAGGCGACGCACGAGCTGCCGGAGAGGCAGTTGAGGCGGCAGGCGGTGATGCCGACGAAGAACTGCTCCGTCGTGATCTCCGGCGGGTAGGTCAGGAACTGCGTGTTGTCGAGCTGGAGCATGGTGGAGTTGCCCGGGCAGTTCTGGAGCTCGATCTtgcgccggcagccgccgcgcggGTCGGCCGGGTTGCTCAGCTGGAAGTTCTCCGACGGGCATCGGCACACCGGCGACGTGCCGTTGTAGCCGCACACGCCCATGTTGCCGCAGTAGCCGAACACCTGGCACTggtccgccaccgccgaccaCTGCTCCGTCGGCGCGTTGCTGCCGCGCGCCGCGCTGTAGGCGCGGAAGTTGCCGTCCGTGTCTAGGCGCACGAACCTCAGCATGTCGCCGCTCTCGCCGTAGTTGCTGCTgtacgcgacgacgacgggagaGGTGAGCGAGCCGTCGGTGAGGGAGACGATACCGTTGGTTTGCATCGCCAGCGTCGGCGAGCTCAGCGTCTTGTTCGCCGTGAAGGTGGTGTTGTACCCCTTGTTGAAGTAGGtgaccgtgccgccgccggtccACTTGAGGGTGAGGTTGCCGGTGTTCCGGTCGAGGGAGAATTGGTAGCTCGCCGAGGTGAGGTTCATGCCGGAGGTGAAGTTCTGCCCCATCACCACCGTGTCCGTGGGGTGTTCGAACGATTGCCACAACGTCGCCGACGAGTTCCTGAGCAGGAGGTTGCCGCTCTCCTGCAGCGCGGCGGTGGTGACCCCCTGCCCGCCGGTGTTCGATGACCAGACCACGGCGCCGGAGCCGTTGACGAGCTGGAGGTCGCCGCTGGACGAGAGGCGGAGCGCGCCACCGGAGTCAACGGTCGCGCCGTTGCCGGCCGTCCACACGGGCACCCCGCCGGCGTaggtgatggcggcgacgaagaGGGACGGCGAGGTCGGGGACGCCgtgaaggagagggagaaggtgTTGTTGGGAGACGACCACAACGCCTGGTTCGCCGGCGAGAGGGAGGAGCCCAACGGCATGTCCGCGccatgggagaggagagggaggaggagcagcaagAAGCAGCCGCCTACCAGAGCAGCATCTCCGGCCGCCTTCCGCCGCATCTTCCTCCACCGGAATCAGCCGCCGATTCCGGCTGGTTTCTTGACCGGCGCAGCGATTGCAGCGAGCTACACGCACAGCTCGGCTTCCCCTCTCATGGCGACGTCTCCTCTCTCGCGGAATCCATCGGAGTTTGTACTAATCGGTATTGGCAcggggatgaggaagaagaagacgaagaccTGATTAGGCTCGCTAGGCTGGCAGATGCGGTGAAGAAGAggagatgctgctgctgctgctgctgttgctgtggaGGAGAACGTTGAAATGTCTAAGCGTTGGGAGGGTGAGAGACAGTGACACACACTGACCGACCGGGCTGCTCCTTGTAATGACTCTATTAGGGTCAAATCGTCTGCTTATTGGACTAATTAACGCCACTTCAACACCTCAAGTGCTCAATTAGTTTACATAAAATACTTCCATATCATACATGATACTAGTACATCCAATGAGAGCATAGCTGGTTTGTTAAtccttaagattttttttctaagatgtAACCCcaagtgatttttttaagatgtaTTTTGTTTTGTACAACCTtacgtttcacaatgtaaaatttttttagcattgttcacattcataAAGATATAAATGATTCTAAATatttatatgtgtttagattcattaacatctatatgaatatgaataatgctaaaaagttttatattgtgaaacggaggaattaCCATTTTATACTAATCAACTGTTTCTGCTCCTGGTAAGAAAAGAAGCaaatagtcttttttttttaattaagaagTAAAAGAAGCAAATAGTCAAGTTCGTCGAAGCATCGAAtcgaaagaaagagagaaaaacaagAGACCATGGTTTATGAGCATAAATAGACCGAGTCAGGATGGACATCGACTTTGCTGTTGCGACACGGTATGTGGACGTTCACGAATGACAGTCTCCCTCAGGAAGCAATCACAGGCGTCCAATGGACCATCGACGGCCTTGATGAGTCCTCGTGCTCGTGCTCCTGATGAGCTGATGGTTGCAGTGGTGGTCAGCCTAGTGGAGTAGGTTGGTCAACATGGGCCCACATTATCGTTTGCTGTTTTCGTTGTGGTTCTCTCCATGGTCGTTAATGATTCATCTTCTTCAGGTGTCAGTGTGTCACTCGGTTTAGTAATTAACATAAGCAGTGagattaaaattcagaattaattaCGAatgtttcttttccttctccctTTCTTGTACGACTGTCTTTTGTGCTACTGAATTTTGGGACAGAATTTGATATTTGACCTTTCAGAGAAGATTATTCCTTAATCCTTCTTGGAAGTTACAGTATTACTACTTCTGTATTGCTAGCGAGTTGTGCGATATCTGGAAGGTTTTGACGGCTGAAATACATGTATTAGTACTTGTATGAAAATTAAAATCTGTGACAACGGAAGATCAACGCAAGAGGGATCACAATTTACAAAATGTCAAACTGATTGTTGACCCTGGGTAAATAGTAAATTACAGGCAGACAACAAGTCAGACAACACGAAAGTAGTACGTACTGCTCCATTCCGTAATATAAGGTATCTTGAGTTTTTACTTACACTATTTaatcactcatcttatttaaaaaatattgaaattattatttattttttgtgacttactttattatccaaagtattttaagcacaacttttcgttttttatatttgcacaaattttttaaataagacgagtggtcaaacaatacaaacaaaaactcaaaatctcttatattataggacggagggagtactacacaaTAATACAGGTCAGGTTAGGAAAGCAGAAAGAAAGGTTTGTGAACGGTGGCGCTCTTCCTTGAGTGGAGCATTTGTGAATTTGTCATCTCATCGACTCATCATCGTGCAACTACTCTGTTCGAGGCTTCGAGCTCGAGCCGCCGAAAACGACGAATTCGCTTTCTACCGAGGTAGCTGGGCTTTCCACCGAGATTTTTCATGGGCTTCTTCTTTGGGCTGTTGTATATGAGCCTCATACTTATATGGGCTGACAGGAAAACGGCCCATAGGCTTCGCTCGGCTATGCTGGGGCTGGGCTTCAAAATCTGGCCCAATGTGAGCTCTAGGGCATGAGAACGTGGGCTGAGCTCAAAACACTCAGAAATAACATGAACTTGAACCATACCATTTCttaaaacaaataataaatatatggaTGCATTTAGTTTGTTATCACATATTGGTACTGCTTAAAGAATTTGACAATAACATATTTAATATatcctgccaaaatttagcAATGTTACCAACTTGACAAAATTTGGGCATgaccaaattttaaaaatgttcATTTCGGTAGTAATTTGAACAGTCCCGAAGAAACAACAAGGGCGTTGCGTTACGTTTCCTTGGGTTTTCCCAAGTTTACAAGCTACTACTACTTCTTcgtcctttttcttttgaaataaaTCTACGTCAACTCTTCAAGGGCATGCAAATTTGCATATACTCCAGTCAGCTAATACCTCGTCCACCGACTAGTGAAGTATATTTTACAGAGCACCAACCCTGTCAGAATATTCCAAGATCAAGTTTATCACCATCGGCCAGCTAGGACTAGCTACCACTCCAGTAGCATGCAGTTCATTGCTTAACTTTTCAGGAGTCTCACATCACCCCCCAAGGCCagcatcatcattgtcatcatcgtTCATTGATTATTGTTTTGCGATGTCAACGGTTCTTGAGACAGCATTGCTTAATTATGTAGTTATCTGAAGATGAGCCTATCAGCTGCCATTATTCTGGAGCTCACTACtctgaaccaaaaaaaataataataataatactgaCTGATGAAGTGATGATGCGCCGCATGACGCATGACAGCACACATTGGGTGTTCATACTGGCTACTAGATTTCCTTAATATTGTGTTCTTAGGTTAGTCATCAGATCATTCAGAATATACTCTCTCCACCCTACAAAACTGAACTGGTACTAGAATGTGACACATTAACAAGTTATGATTGTTCAGGCATACAGTACCTGTTTCTCCTGCTGGATGGATCCGAGGACGGATTGATTGTTCTGAAACTTCTGATTCCTGTCACAAAGCGTTGTCCGATCCCTTTCCTGAATTTACATACGCTATCACTTTGCCCTGAAAGAAAAGAGGAATTAAAAAGTTTAGGCTATTAATTCCTAGTACGTCGTATGAAACTCTGGTTGACATTGGTGCACAACGTGTATTTTTGGTTGCCGCGCCCAACGGTTTAAGGGAGTATTCTTGTGattaaaaagtactccctccattccaaatcgatctacatatttatgttcattcattaagtctattcgttatttgtacATTGAAGTAAATGGATATTGATGCATACATTCATGCacacaaatatttataacacacatgtaatattttgatttgctattggctagaaaatagtagggatgatgcatgcatcgagtttgttgttaaagtaaatatagtatgagagagttattagtttttcttggtcttagtgtatctatgaaatatgtagaccaatttagaatggaggaagtactgtCATAATCCACAAAAGTTAGCTTATGGCTGTCTCTTAcactaactaattaattaatgtaaatATGCCATTATGATGACAGGTCTAATTTATTTGTACTCAAACTGGTGGCATGATGATGTGCAATTACACAGCTGTTTCCCtcgatatatacatatatatagaaattagaACACAAGCAAGCAGGACAGATTAcacataaaacaaaataaaagtctACTGGTTGATTTGGTGTGTACTCAAACCTGATTTTTCAGTGTTTATCTAGCAGATCTTCTTGTACTATGCTTAATGATGTCCGCTCGTTGTTGGGGACCTGCTTGATTGCACTTGTGTTTTCTGTCAGAATTTGCGATTATGTGTGGATGTGATAATTGATGACAATATATTGTATATGAACTAAAAAAGAACAACACATAGTTGAATCATGTAATTACTTGAAGAGCACAAGagattttgtatatatacaatTTAAATGCATACTTGCAGACTTTGGTGATAAATTGAAGGTTAAGTAATCTAAATTAATTTGTTGTAGTAGTCCTTGTCCTTCTAATCCTGGCTGGAAGAACAAGCAATGGAGCATGCATGCCTGTCGTTGATTGAGTTTGCCACATGATGAGACAAACTAGGCATATGCACTCATCAaagaaagctagctagctatagtagTAACAAGAAACCATGGGCAACGTGCGGAATAATTGGTTACAACTTACGCACGTTAACTTGCAGAGTAATTAAGCTTAACCCCTTACTTCCTTACTCAAGCGAAGTCACATGTTTGGATTCTGTTTGCTGTCTCTCAGTCGTCCTGACAGTCCCCTAGCCACGTATAACATGCATGTACAGAGTAAAATCAGCGTGTTTTCATGCACATCGAAACGAATAATAATAACATTCTATTATCCTTTACCTAATCCTAGAACGAGCTTATTTTCTTTAGCTCCGATAAATGTTCAATGGTAATCATGGCCACCTCAAAGAACTATAGCTTATAGCAACGATGTGAAggtatacaattttttttacttttaatataaaacaaatcactacaccaggatacaattttttttgttgttaaatgaaaaaaatgagtCCATCTAGTTTATTGTGTAACTTCGATGAATATACATAGTACTCCAAATTAAAATGTACTATTTTCACTTCTTAGCATTTGTTAAGTCAGGGCTTTAATCTATACTTTATATAAAGTTATAGTCCACCAAATCTAAAGCTCAAAatgcaaccatgccacatcattaCCTACtagtaataattatatattttaactCATGCAAACATACAGCATCATCTacaatttactccctccgtcccataatataagggattttgagtttttatttgcactgtttggctactcgtcttattaaaaaaaatggaattattatttatttttttgaattactttattattcaaaatactttaagcacaactttttgttttttaattatatttgtataaactttttgaataagacgagtgatcaaatagtgtaagcaaaaactcaaaatcccttatattatgagacggagggagtatttaattctacaaatcaacatgcaagcatatccaatcaCATCACCCCTCTCatcatttgcacaatattttaacaaatctatctatcatttactaatatttaacatatacttatcaatataTTTCACATTAAAGCGCGggtatcatttgtttgttttatgataagtactgatgtttcattatatttttgcttTTTACTCCTAACTTGATTgtcgaaaaaaaatatattgagaatTGCTTAGTAATTCCCGCTGTAAAGCACAGAAAATCACCTAGTTTCTAAGATTCTAATGTACGGCCCAGTTACGAAGCCTATATCGATGGatcaaggtaaaaaaaaaaaacataccagCGCAATAATCTAAATGCAAGAGTACTCTATAATTAAGAATACTAATTTAAATAAATGTTATTCGGGTCGTATGCGTGAGGTCATGCATACGAAGCTCCTAAAACTAATAGGAGAGGGATGCTCGAGAGTATTATGATATgactttttttgttttgagaacTTATGAGTATGACTTAAGTGGCCATTGTAGCACTATACATGGAAAGGGACGGTCAAAATGTTCTGCGATAATACTGCCTCCACTTTAAATATAAGACGTTAACTTTTAGAcataatatttgatcattttctttatttagagaaccatttattttgttttgttgcgATGTATTTTAGGAATTAGTCTTTTTATTAAATTCGTAGTATTTTATATTAAGATAAATAGTTAAAACATTATGTCGAAAAATCAACCGTCGAATATTTAAAAATGGAGGAAACAAACTGAGCATAGCTTAGCTCGCTAGGTTTTCTGTAGTGGAACCTACCCACTCGTATAACCAGCCATATTTAAATATTAGACTCAATACGTTTAATTGCTCGTATTTTTTATTAACTAT from Oryza glaberrima chromosome 3, OglaRS2, whole genome shotgun sequence carries:
- the LOC127766130 gene encoding G-type lectin S-receptor-like serine/threonine-protein kinase At1g34300 — encoded protein: MRRKAAGDAALVGGCFLLLLLPLLSHGADMPLGSSLSPANQALWSSPNNTFSLSFTASPTSPSLFVAAITYAGGVPVWTAGNGATVDSGGALRLSSSGDLQLVNGSGAVVWSSNTGGQGVTTAALQESGNLLLRNSSATLWQSFEHPTDTVVMGQNFTSGMNLTSASYQFSLDRNTGNLTLKWTGGGTVTYFNKGYNTTFTANKTLSSPTLAMQTNGIVSLTDGSLTSPVVVAYSSNYGESGDMLRFVRLDTDGNFRAYSAARGSNAPTEQWSAVADQCQVFGYCGNMGVCGYNGTSPVCRCPSENFQLSNPADPRGGCRRKIELQNCPGNSTMLQLDNTQFLTYPPEITTEQFFVGITACRLNCLSGSSCVASTALSDGSGLCFLKVSNFVSGYQSAALPSTSFVKVCFPGIPNPPLGGGGSPSGRASGVRGWVVAVVVLGAVSGLVLCEWALWWVFCRHSPKYGAASAQYALLEYASGAPVQFSYRELQRSTKGFKEKLGAGGFGAVYRGVLANRTVVAVKQLEGIEQGEKQFRMEVATISSTHHLNLVRLIGFCSEGRHRLLVYEFMKNGSLDAFLFADAPGGRMPWPTRFAVAVGTARGITYLHEECRDCIVHCDIKPENILLDEHHNAKVSDFGLAKLVNPKDHRHRTLTSVRGTRGYLAPEWLANLPITAKSDVYSYGMVLLELVSGHRNFDVSEETGRKKYSVWAYEEYEKGNIAAIVDKKLPGEDIDMVQVERALQVSFWCIQEQPAQRPSMGKVVQMLEGIMDLERPPPPKSSDSFLSLTSATTATGVSGSGSTSMVSTFTSSAAPPAPTPSPNVDEVQQEMAVGRSASARIRDRASRSLLGQEPYMTM